Sequence from the Streptosporangiales bacterium genome:
GGCAACGACGTCAGCACACCGCTCGTGCCGCACTGGGACGTCGGCGCCAGCGACCAGCTGCTGCGGGTGATCCGGATCGCCATGGCCGGCATGGAGTGCGACGGCGACCCGGCGTTCACCGCCACCCGGCGGATGTGGGAACGCAGGGAGCCGTTCCTCACCCGAATCGACCTGACCGCGTTGGAAGCGAGCGACCTATGACGACGACCTCGCCAGCCGCGTTCGGCATCGGCACGGACTTCGACCAGCCGACGCAGGTGCTCCCGGTGCCGGGAGCGGTCACGAGCGGTGGGCAGCCGGAGCTGAAGCTCGTCGACGGTCTCACCCGCGGCGACGGGGTCGTCGGCCGGTTCGAGACCAGCCCCGGCCTGTTCGCCGTCAAGGTCGCGGAGCCGACCGGGCCGGTGCGGGTCACCGTCGAGCTGGCCGCGGACGCCGAGACCGCGGCCTGGTGGGAACGGCTGGTGCCGGAACACGTCCAGCCGCGCACGCCGCACGGCGCCCGGCTGCTCGCCGTACGGGCGCAGGGCGCGACCCGCGGCACGGTGCTGCTGGCGCGCCGCGTCACCGACTTCGGGCTGCGTGCACGGCAACGGGTCAGCTTCCCGCTTGCTGCGGAAGAGCTGCCCGCCGACGGCTTCCTGGTGATCGACGTCACCGAGGTCGAGGCGCACGTCCCCGCGTGGGCGGAGCCGACCACCGAGCGGCCGGCCGTCGGCGTGCGCGTGGACGCCGTACACGCCACGCCGACCGGGCCGGAGCCGCCGATGCCCACCCGGCCCGGCGCCACCCTGGACGCGCCAACGTGTGACCGGCTCGGCCTGATCGCTGCGGGCGGCAGCACCGAGAGCACGGCCATCGACGTACGGGCGGACTACTTCGTGGCACAGCCGATGCCGGCGGTGCCAGGGCCGGTCACGTGGACGCTGCAGCCACAGCTGGTCGGCGAGGTGCGTCCCGACCCGGCGCGGCCGGGCCGGGGCAGCCTGGTGTTCCCGAAGCCGGCGCCCGGCCAGCCACCACTGTCCACCAGGCAGAAGGCGCAGCTGGTCGCACAGCACGAGCTGGGGAACTTCGGCACCGACCTGCGCCGGCGAATGCGGCACCTCGCCGTCCGTGGCGTACGCAAGGCTGCCCGGCCGCTCGACCAGGGCCTCAGCTCGCGCACGGGCGCGGAGCTGCTGGCCCGCGGCCAGCTCCGCGCCGTGCTGGTGCCGATCGGGTCGAGCCGGCAGCTGCCCTGTCAGATCACCGCGGCTGCCGGCGGCCGGATCGCCGTCACCTGCACCGAGCCACCGGACGGCGCCGCGCTCGTCCACCTGGGCGTGGTCGCCACCGACGGCGGGCCGCTGACCCGTCTCGCCGACCGGCGGATGCACTGGCAGCTGGTATCCGCGAGGTACGGGCAGGCATGAGTAGCGAAGGAGCTGAGGAGCTGGCCAGAGGTAGGGGCCGCGTTGCGGCCTTGGTGGTCAGCCAGGCCACCGCGGCACCTGTCGGAGGACAGCGATCGAAGCGGTCGCGGAGGAACGGATGAGCGAGACGACCGACCTGGCTACCGCAACCGTGCCCGAGCATCAGCCGACGCTGACCGACGACCCGCACGAGAACACCGCCATCCTGCGTGAGCTGCTGGCCACCGCGACGCCCGGGCGCATCCACGTCGCGGCCGGCCGCCATCCGCTCGCCGAGGGGCTCGTGCTGACCGACGGCTGGTCGCTGCACGGCCCGCCAGGTGGGCTACCGCGGGCGACCCTGGCGCAGGTCGAGCCGGTCGAGCAACCGTTCGTGCACATCCTCGGCTCCCGGTGCAGCATCTCCGACCTGCGCCTCGAGCTGCCGGCCGCGTATCCCGGCCCGCACGACGGCGACCGCTGGACGGCCGTCACCGTCGGCCAGTACCTCTATCCGGCTACCGCGGACTGGCTGGCCGACGTCTCGCTGCAGCGGATCCACGTACTCCGCGCCGGGCGGTGCGCGGCCAACAGCATCGCCGTGATGGGTGCCGTACGCCGGATCCACCTCGCCGAGGTGCATGTCAGCGGTGGCGGCACCGGCGTCGCCGCGCACTGGGGCGCGCCCGGCGAGAGCGTGGACGACCTCACCGGCCCAACGTACCACCCGCACCAGCTGACCATCGAGGACCTGTACGTACGCAAGGCGTTCGAGGGCTTCTACCTGAGCTCCGTACACGACGTCACGGTCGAGCGGGCACGGATGTCCGGCGTGGAGATCGGCTTCCGGCTGTTGCCCGGCGACAACACCGACCGGTTCCACGAGTCCCCGGGCGAGTCGCAGGTCAGCTCCCGGATCTCCGTCTCGGACTGCGAGATCGGCTGGATCGGGGGGCTGTACGCGCTCCGGGTGGCCGGCTGGGGGCAGAGCGAAGTGGACAGCGAGATCAGCCAGCTCGACTACCGCGACCTCACCATCTCCGACATCGTCGTCCACCCGTGGCCGCAGCCGGACGCCGAGGCGACCGAAGGACGCGCGGCCGTAGTGGTCGAGAACGCCGGCCGGGTCGCGTTCCACCGGATCGGCCTCGCCAGCAGCACGGACGTCGTACCCGTACGGCTCGACGGCGAGGAGCTTCCGCTGTCTAGCCTCACCGACGCGGTGGATAGGATGTCGCGGCAGGGAGACCGGTAGTCGCCGCGCAACGATCTCTTTGGTAACTTCCGCCGACGCTCGCTCCTACGAGCCGCGGCACTCCGCTACCGTGTGGCTGCAGTAGTTCACCGTGGAGGGATTCCTTGGTCGGCAGACAGGGCCGGGTCACCGGCAAGATCGCGACCGGTCTTGTCGGCGAGGTGATGCTCGAGGTCCGTGGCGGCGTCGAAGCGTTCTATGCGTACCCGACGGTTCCGGACGAGAGCTTCGAAGAGGGCCAGATCGTGGTGGTCACCGAATACCATCCGCCGCGCACAATCTACGTGACAGCGGCGTACGGCTGATCGGAGCCATCGACGAGTTGACCCCGTCCCACTCCACACCGAACGTCTGACTGGACCTGCCCGGGGGACGGCCCCCGGTCGACGAAGGAGTGAACGTTGCTGTTAACCAGTTATCTCTACATCGCTGCGGCGGTGGTGGTCGCGGTCATCGTGATCGTGATCATCTTCCGCCTGGTCTGGAAGGTCGCAGAACCGAACGAGGCCCTGATCATCTCCGGCCTCGGCGCCCGAGGCGAACGCACCGGCGCCGCCGAGAGCCTCGGCTTCAAGATCATTACCGGTAAGGGCGCTATGGTGATGCCCGGCTTCCAGACCGCCCGCCGGCTGCTGCTCGACTCCCGCGCCGCGTCCCTCGAGGTCGAGTGCGTGACCAAGCAAGGTATTCCCGTGAGTATCCAGGGCGTCGTCATCTACAAGGTCGGCGACGACTTCGTCTCCATCGCGAACGCCGCGCGCCGGTTCCTCGACCAGCAGAAGCAGATGGACGAGACCATCCACGAGCTGTTCACCGGCCACCTGCGGTCGATCATAGGGAATCTCACCGTCGAAGACCTGCTGCTCAACCGCGAGCAGCTGACCTCGGAGATCCGTAGCTCGTCGGCCAACGAGATGAGCAAACTCGGCCTGATCGTCGACTCGCTGCAGATCCAGGAGATCCAGGACCACTCCGGTTACATCGAGAACATCGGCAAGCCGCACGCGGCCGCCATCTCCGCCCAGGCGAGGATCGCGGAGGCCGAGCGCGACCAGGAGGCGACCAAGTCCGAGCAGGTCGCCGCCGCGGAGAAGGCGCTGTCGATCAGGGACAGTCAGATCAAGCAGGCGTCGTACCAGGCCGAGGTCGACAAGGCCGCCGCCACTGCGCGGCAGGCGGGCCCGCTGTCCGAGGCCACCGCACGGCAGGACGTCATCCGGGCGGAGACCGAGGGCGCCGAGCTGTCCGCACAGCTGGCCGAGCAGAAGCTGCAGTCCGAGGTCCGTAAGCCGGCCGACGCGAAGGCGTACGAGACCAGGACGCTGGCCGACGCGCAGCGCGACGCGCGCATCTC
This genomic interval carries:
- a CDS encoding flotillin family protein, which gives rise to MLTSYLYIAAAVVVAVIVIVIIFRLVWKVAEPNEALIISGLGARGERTGAAESLGFKIITGKGAMVMPGFQTARRLLLDSRAASLEVECVTKQGIPVSIQGVVIYKVGDDFVSIANAARRFLDQQKQMDETIHELFTGHLRSIIGNLTVEDLLLNREQLTSEIRSSSANEMSKLGLIVDSLQIQEIQDHSGYIENIGKPHAAAISAQARIAEAERDQEATKSEQVAAAEKALSIRDSQIKQASYQAEVDKAAATARQAGPLSEATARQDVIRAETEGAELSAQLAEQKLQSEVRKPADAKAYETRTLADAQRDARISSAEAEARETELRANADAMRVQTSANADAEATKMRGDAEAHATRATGEADAAAAQARGLAEAEAAKAKGLAEAEAIQARANALAENQEAVVAQQLAEKWPEIVSAGAQALGNVDHMVVLNGADGVSDMLAKALTLGGTGMGLAKTLLNSMREDGTVPASTNGTAQDSTAPAPATDAAAAS